The Gossypium hirsutum isolate 1008001.06 chromosome D02, Gossypium_hirsutum_v2.1, whole genome shotgun sequence region CCCCTTTGCTACAGGTgctttcaaatttagaatttagtctttatatttatatttatatttttaagattttttattttttttaaaatttaaaatttaggtataattgttaaaattgttaatattttttaaattaaatttattgatgtgataatttaaaatttaaaaaatgctcGCTTGAtagccatgtaattaaaaaaatggtgttgtaatgaacctaaattgaccaaaataattttagcaatttgAAAACTAGAGAAACTAAACTcctataaataaaaacacaaaaattaaattcaaaatttatgaaCAGTATAAAGacttatatcatattttaatgATAATAAGTGTTATGAACATAGTACAAGGCAGTTGAGACCATTGGTTCCCTCCCAACCATGGAAACAAATGCTCCACGAGATTCAAGGTATATTCTATTTTTAAAGAGAGGACTCAAGTCTGAGTCTcagaaattaattatttagaaGGGTAATCACGAAATTCAATAGAATTAAACTTCATGGATCGTAAAATAAACATGGAAGATACATTGgttctatatatatatagaacaAGATTACTATGTTAGGTCAAATTCTATTGTTATGTGTAAATTGTGGGTTTAGTCATTATATTGTAATTTTAATCATaagatgaaaaataattttttatcttaGGGTCCCTTTAGATGGATAATTTTATCtacgattagtgtaaaaataacggtgATGGTGAGATTAAGTATTATaaagatagaaaaaaaaaattaagtacgtcACACTGAAAATAAACATCCGTCCAAATAACCGTTATAGTAAatgaacatattttaataataataaagctaTGGAGAAAAGTAGAAGGAAGATAGGTAAGATAAGACCAAGTAATACCATTGGCCTTCACAACCATTGAAACACATGCTCCACAATATTCACAAGTCGTGTATAACGTGACACGTTCGTTCAAAAGGTTGTAATAAAATTCTCAAAAAGAATTTtcgatatttattaaattatcgGATATGTTACGTTATCTTTAGACGTGTATAAACAATATTAGCATATAAAACATTTCTTTTATTATcactaaatttgtaaattttacaataaaattagtaaaatagcATATATCCCGCgatacatatttaaatttttttttcaaaatttatgaaattaaaaaaaaaaattcttttttaataatttaatatcacattagtaatttcaagatttttcaattaaatttaattttattttaaagataaaaaatattgatGTGATGTTAGATTATTACATCATTTCCCAACGATGACGTGACACCAACTCTTGAATTCATGTCGCTTGAACTGTGGCTTTCGAAAAAGAAACGTGGTGCTCCCAGTACCAATCAATTCAATGACATAAATAGGTTTAATTTCACCTGACATCCTCAATTATTGtccaaatttcaatttaatttttaaactccAAATATTCTCAAAATATTAGTATCATTCCAAGTCCTTTAGTCAACTTAATTGTTAACTTAAATATAGtgtaaaacatatttaaaactcaaagataaatttgtaaatatatatacttgaatttgatttgtaaaaaacaaattagatatgaggttattttttttaatatttaaaatttaaattgttcaTGCGATAAATAAATGCATTTTCGTTTTAAATAGGGTAAGTAATTACATTCATGGCCACTTTGTTAGcatcaggttacattttagtgaCTTACGTTACCGTGTTacaatattttagtcactgagccgttaattatcATTAACAGTGTAACAGTAAGCTAACGTGACATAttaaatcatttcaaacaaaaattttaggttaaactATATAAtcgatccccatattttttcgaATTGACAATGAAGAAATAAGTAAAAAGTTGAAAGCCATCATTGTctataaccaaaacccataaacccataCTATGCTTCTTTCTTCATTGCCAGTTTGACTTActgatatgttaaaagaaatggaaaaggtaGGAAAATATAAGGAGAAGcagaagaaaatggaaaataatgaaaaaaaaaagaaagaaagttaaaagaacataaaagaaaaaattaaattgctcaaaatgaaaaatatgaggaccaattgtataatttaacctaaattttttgtttgaaatgatgatttaacgtacTACGTCGTTACACCGTTAACGGCAACTAACAgcttaatgactaaaatgttacaacacgttaacgtaagcgactaaaacataacatttcaaacataagtgattaaaacgtaaccTGAGGTAAACAAAAATGACCATAAATGTAGTTTACCTTTTTTAAATATGTTCCACCTTATGTTTAAAACGacatttaatgtttatattattgaataaattgataGAAAAgcttaattaatactttaataatttaattaaaatatttttaaaaatttatgcatAGTCAAAAGTTATTTCATTATTAAGAAACTCCTGATCTCATAATTAATAAATGAGGTTGTTTTTTGAACACATAACACATAAAGTAATGTCTATTCATTAATTTCTTGGGGTAGAGTAAATGTATGAGATAGAGGTGCCGGTGCTTTGCTTCTAACATATTTGTCATACTTAAAAGTCAATCAAAGTGTGCTGTGAtgaagtgaagagaggtcaaGTTTATTGTCGagttatcctcttatttataagTTGAGGAGGAactataaataattctttttatgaatatttttttttactctgACGTGATTCACATTTCATTAACAGAAGCAAATTATTATCAAACACATCGTAACTATATATTAATCTATATGACTTGAATATACGACGTGATCATAAGATAAACATTCATGACCAATAAATCGAACAATGAAATTAACATTGTTACTCCAATTTAATAAACTACAAATAATTGAATTGACTATAACTTCCGGTAAACCCTTATATTAACTATTTCGAGAAACATAGTGAGAACTTACCACATTTAGTCCTCTacgtttaaatattaaattaatatttaaatacataaaaaaaatcgaTAATCTAATCAATTCGATTTACATTCAAATTTTTGGAGATTCGAAAGAAAATCTATTTGATGTATTCAATTTTAATCCCTTCAATGGATACATTACTACAACTTGTAGTCCTCGGTACGAATGTTACCCATATACTTTCATCTTCATCAGCTTtcaaatctttcaacaattcagaAATTCCCAGTTTAagcttcatcttcttcaagtcGTGGCCGCCGCGGCCACCGCCGGGGATATAAGAAAAAGTGCCGGCGAATTCCCTGAACTTGGGGTTCATTTTCGTGTCATCGCTTAAATTCACGTACACATCGAACTTCACGTATTCATTCCCTCTCACTACGATACCGTACACAACGACGGTCTCTTCTTCGTCAACTTTCTCCCTCTTTACCGATCTGTTCACCGTTACCGTTAACTTACCGTCTAAAACTCGCCGGAAATCGGAGGAAAAAACTGGGTTTTCGTTTTGCTTCAATTTTATTATCCGGCGAGCTTGTTCCGGTGGTACAGACGGCGGAGGACGGTGGTTTAACCATGGACGATCAACTTCTTCGTATGAATAACCGAGTTTTGTTATATCAAGAACATCTTTAACTTTAATCTTTACTAAATTCAGATTCTCATCgtagaataaaaagaaagaattaaGCCAATCGGAATCGTCGATATCCAGTTTCCGATCGTTGATATCCCGCCAAACTTCCCAAAGACGATCGATATTTGAATGATGAGCGTAAAAAACCGGATCTTTCGCCGCCGAGTAAAACTTGCCCATATCTTCCCTTCCCGGGTTTAAACCCGACCCGATCCATGTATGTAAAGTATTATGAGGTGCACTCTCTATAGTTCCCGGCGAATCACAGTTCTTGTCGCCGGCTTTATATGTACATCCCATGAACAGCTCCGTTTTCTTAGCGCCGGACACCATTCGATTATACATAAAAGCCAAATTGGTTTCCGTTTGTTCTTTCCCATCAAAACGTGGATCGTTATCATCGGTGCTATAATCTAAATCCGCCACCCGAGGTGGAAAATGAGAGAAATCGCGCTGGCTGTGAAAAAATGGCGAGCTCTTGTCTACGTAAAAGTCCGGTATCGTCATTCCGTCCGGGATATCCCAAGCCCAAAACGGCAACGCGAAAGTATCGTCTCCGATGAGGCTACCAAGGATTCGTTCGTGAAAGTATATCATCATCCGGTGCCAGGGAAAGAACATCCACGTACGGTGGATGTTCAGCTCCGAGCCGGAACGGTTCAACATCTCGTAAGCGCCGGTACAGAACTGACAGTGTAAATTAGCTTGCCGGAGAAAGCTTCGTGGATCATCGTATGGTAGTGACTTCATTATTGATAAAGCTTTATTATATTTAGCTATAAAACTTTCGTTTAAAAGATGCGCCGGTCGTCGGACCCGGACCGGTGATGGGTCAGGGAACTTAAAATCGGTAAAGGGTACTGGAGTCTGAAACCCCGGTGGACAACAATAAACCAGAAGATCTGGTCGACCGTACGATGAATGACAAGCTGTTAAGTTAGGTCCAATTGCTAAGTTCTTTCCACCATTGTTGAATGGTTTCCGCCATTGTTGAAGCTTTTCAAGCATTATGCTTGCTAGTTCCCTGCAAAAACACAAAATCATTGAACAAATcatgaatttatacatatatatgtgtatgcgtgtgtgtgtgtgtgtgtgtatgtacgTATACAGTACCCCATGTATAAATGGTGAACTTGAGACACTGCAATGATGAAAGTTAAAAAAAGTATCAGAATCCATTTCTTTTCCGCCATGGCTGGAATCTATAAGCTTGCTTAATTGATGAACAActaaaagaagaagatgaagaacatGAAATAAAGCTTGAAggacttaaataaataaaatatgctaTTGTGGAAACttttcaattcatttatttatttatgtgaataaatattatattaaattctcGATAGATTTCAAACAATTTtagtcaaaatataaaaaattttaaaaaatatataaaccaaTATTAGGTTATTTACATTGaggaataaaattttttttttatagaaaaccGAACAATTATACAATATTTGTTCTAAAATAGAGGTGCTGATGAGCTATGTCAAGTCAGGTTGGATTTGAGTCGAAtctaagtatgatattaatatattttatgtttaccTAAGCTTAGCCTGGTATGAAATCTAgacttaaaattttacccaaactcATTTTAGGTctgcttatattatttttatttttttaaatatttatattatattattttaatatttaataattttataccttttttatttattgaagttttctatatagtcatcttaacattattttaatgtttacattagagtaataTTACATAattagtataggtttatttttttatgtattttaaattatataatataaagtattataaatttaaaattggtCGGGCTGGGCTCAGATCTTGAATGTTCAAGCTCGAGCTCGgctcatattttaaatgggcctaatttttttgcccaagcccatttccAGGCCTAATATTTTTGCCCTAAACCTTCCTAAAATTTAGGTGGACCTTCGGGCATAGGCTAATAACCCGACTCATGAATAGGTATATTCTGAATTTGATTCTTGATTCAACCGAAGGACTAGTggaattatatattaaaagattttttttttcaaatttacactatGAAAGGAATGATAAGacgttttaattattttcttcaaACACGTaactataaaaataaagtataatatccactatcaaattttttttcaaacataaAGTTTTGACCATAATCCAATTGACAAGGAGTCATCCCTCAAAGTCAGGAATCTTATTTAGGAAATCGAGATAAATATAAAgggattaaaaatgaaaatttcccaCTTATTCAATAactataaatattaatttgaattatttatatttggaaaagacaaaataaattattacgaATGGACGAACTGCAAATTTATACCACTCTGTCCTTTTTACCACATGCCTTTTACATTattgatggttaaatttcaaCTTCAATCCCTATATTActctcaaatttaatatttaacttttatacATTAGCTTTTTACTTAAATGTCATTagttaatttcaatattttattttgattaaaatgcaGCGGTTAAAACTCTCTATCTGAATTACAATATGTTTTTTTATCACGCAGCCGctaagttttttctttttaattttagaatattACACCagcaaaattaataaaagaatctTAATAATGTAAATAATTAGATgggtatttttaaattaaaaaaaataggaaaagcgaattcttgaaattaaaaatataagacTAAATTTGAGCATATTAGATGAAAAGTGACAACACAATGGTGATTGAAACTATTCGCAACGGGTTGGTTACGGTAAGTAGTGTTGCTGAAGTAAGACAGATTTACGATTGGTGTTTCAAAAATTAGAAagtcaaattttaacatattcaGTGGAATGTCAATAAAATTGTCGATTGCATAGCTAAGGCAGATGAAGGCATAATTGAGCAGCAGGTTATTTTAGAAGATCCTCTGCATTTTTTATTAGGACTAATACTAGCTTAATTTTCTAAGCTTATGTTGAACACACACAAAAATTCGACCATattataacttttaatttttaattttataaatatcgtGTCGATTGaaaatcatttaattatatatttaaaaatattatttttccgAATTGACACAGGCAACATATGTTTGCCTTTATGTGTTGTATTAATTATTGCAATGAGACAAGATGTCTAAAAAGTAGCAAcaacactttttaaaattttatttcaaacaCATACACCGTTAATTTAGTACTATGTCAAATCAGTTTTTCttaatgtattaaaatattaattttttaatgatatattGATCAACAACAATATATTATGTCGGCTGTTTTACCAAAAtagtacaaaaataaatttttgagacaCTCAGCTTCATCTTCACCACAAACAGAAGTGAAGTtaggaaatttttttttggaaaagattggaattaaattgtatatttttataataataaaaatataattttactattttaatagtatatattttttataatttttaaaatattaaattaaaatttttatcattttgaagaggtaaaaatataattttactattattaatttaaaattttataaattataaaaagccTAAATGAAAGGACTGAGGCCTCTGCTAATCCCTTAAATTTAATCCAAACTCAAAACTTCACTTAAAAATGTTTGAACTTCTTAATATACTTCCAACGTTAGCTTTAAAATCCATGACTCGTCAATGGGTCCTAAATATGTGGTCTGTCAGCCACAGGGATTAGAATTGAAGTGGAAAATGACATCTGTGGACGTGGATCacatattatttcattaaaaaattataaaatttaaattttgttgagaACGTGattaattggattaaattgaatttaaatttgaaatatgaaaataatttgaattttaaaatgatttaaaacaaCTTGAGTTTGAATATCAAAtccaaatgagaaaaaaaaagtactCTAAAAAAGGCCAGACCTGAAAAATCCGAATAACCCCtcgtatttttaatattaatttacgATTAGTCTAGTTGAATTTGGTATCATGGATCAACGGACATCAATTTATTTAATGAAACTGTATATAAAAAACAAATCTTacaataaataagtaaaatatgttataagCTTTTGTACTcttcaaaaatttagaatttaatcattgtaattttattttaatattttttgtttaaattgatGTTAATTAAAACgtctttttttaattacatgactaacaagtgattttttttaaatatcacgccaacaaatttaacaaaaataattaagtgtATTAATAATTGgacctaaaatttgaaatataaaaagtataagaattaaattcctgaaaataaaaatatagagactaaacttcaaaattttcaaaaagtattggcatattttaacctatattTATCTGCCATCAAATgatttttcatgtattattaaaaacaatttattttagaattgttTAATGCTTTTACATTGGTCACACATATTCATGTCGTGGTAGCACTGAAgcattaaaaatttgaatttcgtgTGTTGGCCTAATGATTAAGGTGTTTGTCGTCCGAGTTATAGTTTGGGTTTGAATCGTACTAGTCGCATTGCTATTAAGACTTTGTCCTCCtcttataattcatcaaataattttgTCTGGTAGTGTAGAAAAGGGGAGTAGGAATTCATAAATGGATTTAAATGCATTTTGATATTCACATTTGTGAAATATGTGTACCAAAACAACATAATTCAATGATCATAAAAAAAGAaccaattttataaaatattctaGCTATAATATTTTGGTTCTATTTTCGGTTTGAGCCCTCTACTATATCGAAAATTGAAAGTTAATAATTTTACTGTAATTTGATTactctatttttataatgttattagcaGGTCTAATTTGATAACATTATAGGTTATGATTATATTTGTTCTCTTTGATACAATGCCTAAAATTACCTATAGTCCCTCCTCAACATATAAATACGAGGATAATACGTTTTAGTACACTCAAACTCCTGTTCTtttgcattgacaataatacttATACCAATTCAGTTAAAACTCAATCCACATTTAATTGAATTTCTTTGTAAACCTAGTTATGTGATGGAaagataatagaaaaaaaaaaccataccATCGCTTTAATGACAGCTACTAATGACTTTAATAATTATCGAATATCATCGCCACAATCATCTTCTTTTCCAAAATCTTTTGATATTCGATAATTACACTAAATTCTAATCACGTCTAGAATGAAATTAAGTCGAAACCTAAACTAAAGGTAAAGCTcttcaaatattattttgtttatttactatAAATAAACTCGAAACCATGTTTAAGAGatattaaattctttattatTCGATTTATCATACGTTGGAATATGATGAACTACCAAGATAACTCAATTACTTGTGTGACATATGTGGTCAGCCAGTCACCTCcacaaaaattgaagagaaattattAAAGATTCATAGTGTCCACTTGACATGGACCGCTCCCCATTACATTTGTAGGGAAATGTGATGCTTGACTCCCACTGATAATGATATTTCtgcttaaaaaaaaacttgattcgatttaaaaaattcgactcttttattattcaaaatttctATATTAACCTAAGGTTTTTATAatcaaatatgatattataattcAATAGACTTCAAATTGAAAACCGATTTAAACCGTAATATTTAATCTGGTTTTATTAAAATTGGTTTGAGtattacttaaatttatttaattttaaaaaattgttgttattctattttattccatccgaattgaattttatttttaatctataatttttcaataaaatttcccACTATAAAAAGTATTACCCGggggtttttattaaaataatacaaaaaaattaaaaaattattaaaatagtatacttttttttatttaccaaaatgataaaaaaacaaaacaaaacagttaaaaaaaaaagctgaaaTATGGGTCTGCCACAGGCGGCACCTTTGGCAGCACCAACATCATTATTTCAgccatttgtttgtatttttttttagattttataacttaaaaaaatactattttctaattttattgttttacattattttagca contains the following coding sequences:
- the LOC107908785 gene encoding polyphenol oxidase I, chloroplastic, yielding MAEKKWILILFLTFIIAVSQVHHLYMGELASIMLEKLQQWRKPFNNGGKNLAIGPNLTACHSSYGRPDLLVYCCPPGFQTPVPFTDFKFPDPSPVRVRRPAHLLNESFIAKYNKALSIMKSLPYDDPRSFLRQANLHCQFCTGAYEMLNRSGSELNIHRTWMFFPWHRMMIYFHERILGSLIGDDTFALPFWAWDIPDGMTIPDFYVDKSSPFFHSQRDFSHFPPRVADLDYSTDDNDPRFDGKEQTETNLAFMYNRMVSGAKKTELFMGCTYKAGDKNCDSPGTIESAPHNTLHTWIGSGLNPGREDMGKFYSAAKDPVFYAHHSNIDRLWEVWRDINDRKLDIDDSDWLNSFFLFYDENLNLVKIKVKDVLDITKLGYSYEEVDRPWLNHRPPPSVPPEQARRIIKLKQNENPVFSSDFRRVLDGKLTVTVNRSVKREKVDEEETVVVYGIVVRGNEYVKFDVYVNLSDDTKMNPKFREFAGTFSYIPGGGRGGHDLKKMKLKLGISELLKDLKADEDESIWVTFVPRTTSCSNVSIEGIKIEYIK